CAGTACTATAGTCAAATGAAGGTATATAAAAATGGACGATACAGAATTCGTTGAAGAAACAAACGAATCCGAACTTGAAGATATTCAGTTGGTGAAAGTTTATACATTCGGCACAGAGCCAGAACCTAAAACTAAACAACTTAAAGATGAATTTGCTGGATTGATTGAACAGGGTGATGCTATTGCACCACCAATAGATCTTAAAACGTGGGCATTACAATTAGAGAGGAACACAAGACTGAACCGTGCCATTACGACGATTGCAAGAAACACTGTCGGGTTAGGCTGGGACATAGTTCAAAAAGAAGAACTTACAAAACCCGAATCAAATGCATCTGCTGAAGAGAAAAGAATATATGAAGAACTTAAAACAAATGCAGATGAAGAAGAAAAACGGATTGAAAAACTTTTTGAACGACCAAATCCGCGGATGCCTTTTACAAAAGTGATGTTTTTAGTCAAGGTTGATGAGGAAGCAACAGGAAATGGTTATCTTGAAGTGTCACGAAATAACGCAGGAATCATAGACGGATTATTCCATGCACCTTCACATACTATTCGTGTCCGAAAAAACGGTGGTTTTGTTCAGATACGCAACGGTCTTACAAGATATTTTAAGGAGTTCGGTGACAGAAGAGTTATTGATAATCGTACAGGTGAAGAATTCAAACCTAAATCTCCAGATGACTTATTACCACAGGAACACAGAGCAAACGAACTGATACATTTTATGATTTATTCTCCACGGTCATCTCACTACGGTGTACCACGACATACTGCTACTGCCTGCGCTATTGCAGGTAATCGGTTAGCAGCAGAACGTAATGTTGTTTTCTTTGAGAACGATGCTGTTGGCAGGATGGCCATAATTGTTTCTAATGGCAAATTGTCTAAAGATTCTATTGAGACAATAAAACAGTTTATTGAGATGAAAGGTAAGGGTGTGAAAAATGCACATCGTGTAATGCTGCTACAGGCGGAACCTAAAAAGCCCGGTATCACAAGGCCAGAAGATCAGGTTAAAATAGAACTTAAACCACTAACTGTAGGTGTAACCGAAGATGCAAGTTTCCTGAAATATCGTCAAGCAAATGATGAAGAGATAAGAGAATCTTTTGGACTGGATACTTCATTTTTCAGTTCAGGTGGTACTAACAGGGCGGCAGGAATTGTAGGCCGGCAGATAACTATAGAGCAAGAGTTCGAACCTGATATCCGTGAAAAAGAGTATATCATAAACCATACCATCTTGGCTGATTTTGGTGCAAAATATGTCAAATTCCAGTTCAAGCGACCCAAGGCAACTGACTCACTTGGTGATGCAAGAATATTTGCTCAGTTATCACGCACAGGTGGTATTACACCCAATGATACTCGCAGACTTTTAAGGACATTAGGATTTGATGGTTTCTTACCATTTAAAGAAACATGGGGTTCAAAACCAATACAATTCTCCTTACAGGAAATGGCTCAAATAGAATATGGCAACGAAGGTGAAGATGAGGAATCAATTGATGGAGAAGAAGCAATTACAGGATTAGTAACTTTAAATCAACTATTAAAATCAGCAATTGAAAAATATCGTGATAAATCAGCACATAAGAAAATAAGTTGTAATGAAAAAAACAATTTAGAAGTAAAAATCAAAAATAATAATTTATGAATACACTTTGTTTAACTGAATCACAGGCAGAGATAATGGCACAGCTATCAAGAAGAACACTTTCATATTTCTATCCTGAAGGCACTATTTATAAAAGCGAAGACGATCCAGAACCTTATGAAACAGATATGTTTTCAATAGTTCGCAGTGTATTCAGACAAATGCTTAAAGAAACCATCCCAGAAGGTGATGTAGTTAACAGGTTAATAGAATCTGGATTTACAGTATCTGAAGGTAAACTGAACTTCAAACCAGATGCACTAGAAACATTTCACAAAGAGTTAGACCATAAACTTGGAGAAGAAGTGGTTGACCGGATAGCAGAGGATACACATAAAATCATTAATAATATTTATGTTACTTCAAAAGAAGTGGCAGCAAAGAAAATAAAAGCAGAAGTATCTATTAAAGGTGCAGATAAAGCAACTATTGATATACTGTCAGATGCAAATAATTTCTTTATCCGCAATACATACAATGCACATTTAGTAGATGCAGTCAATGAGAAAGCAATTGAAGTAATAAATCGTGGTTTAGGTGCAGAAGAATTAGGACTTGTTTTGAAAGACGAACTCAGTGAACTGATTGGTACAAAAAGCGATTTTTATTTTCGTGTATTAGCCAATGATGTAATTAACCGGGCTCGTACTTTCGCCCAGGTAATTCAATATCGCGAAGTTGGTATTACTACATATGAGTGGGTCACGATGGCAGATGAACGTGTTTGCCCGATTTGTGCCTACATGGATGGACGCATTTTTAGAATAGAGACAGCAGGTGAGATTGTCCAGGAGATAATAGATTTTGGTATACCTGAAAATGCTGGACAGGTAGAAGAGTTTAAACAGATAAAACCATGGCTTGGGTTTGACCCGCAGAGAGCTCTTGCTGGTAATTCTGCTATATTCTTGCAACAAGGCGATAGACGAACTTTTCTACCTAATTCAAATTTTAGATTTGATTCAGCAGGAATAGCGTTTCCGTTGGCTAATCCAAAATCAAGAGAAGATAATACACGACTTGAAGATTTACACACAATTTTGCCCCCACTTCATGGAATGTGTCGCTGTACAACTGTAGTTTCAGAAGAATCAATTCGTGAATATTTAGGTGAACAGGAATTAGTTAATTTTGAGACATCTCCTTATGAGCCAATTTCAAGAGAGAAACTTATTGATAGAAGCAATTTAGAACTTCGTGAGTTAGCAAAAGAACGAGGGATAAAATATTTCCGCGTAATGAACAAACAGGAACTGATTACAGTTCTGTCCAATCCATCAAAAGCAATTGAGATTGGTAAGATTGCACGGCAGAGATGGCAGAAGCAAGGACCGCAGGTACCACCCAGAACAGATATCAAGAAGTTAGCAGATGAGTTAAAAGAAAAACCAGTCTCAGAATTAATGCGTATCGCACAGGAAAAAGGAATAAAGAATTTTCGAGTAATGCGTAAAGAAGAACTGATTAGTGTACTTTCGGATCCGTCTAAATATGACCAGATACAGGAAACAGTAAAACAAAGGATACGGGAGGCACGCGGACAACCCGGAGCAAAACCAGGTACCACAAAAGCAGATGAATTAGGACTGGAAGATGTTGCGGAAAGGAAAAAAAATGCAATTGATACAATTCTGACAAATGCAGAAACAAAGATTGATTTTATTTCAAATGAAGAATTCAGGAAAAAGTTAAAACCCTGGTTAAAAGATTTTGAACTGGATGTATTAGAAAAAGCAGTAGAGAAAAACTTAAAGATCTCGCTTTATCGTGACGATCACAGTGTTCCCTGGCGAGGTACTGCGGATAATTTTTCTGGTATTTATTGGAATGAAAAACATCAGTTAGGATTAGTCTACAGGACCGGTGGATATAGAAGGATGACATTTGACCATGAGATGGGACATTTTATTGACCACGAACATCCTGCTTCATGGGATATCAAAAGAAAATATATACTTGATGAATTTAAACGAGAACAAAAGATTGCTAATGAATTAGTCCCCAAGGAAGACCAGTGGCTTCCCTGGGAGGCAAAATGGAAGTTGATTAAACGTGCAGATGATATTGTCTCTGAATATGGTATGAGAAATGAAGGCGAATTTTTTGCTGAGTCAGTAATGATCTATATGTACAAAAGTCCATTTAATAAATTACAACGAGTAGCACCTGATATATATAAAGCATTCAAAGATAAAATATTCAGAAGGGAGTTCAAAACATGAGATACGCAATGATTGCCAAACAAATCAAAGGCAAGTTAGAAGCAGTTGGGACAATTGACATTGATGAAAAAGGGTTTAAGTTTGAGACTGCTGATAAGAAACTTAAAAAACTTTTAACCGAAGTACAAAAGAAAGGCATTGATGCAATAGTAGATGGTGGTGAAAGAGACAATATTCATCATGACTTGTGGAAGAAAATAAAAATTACTGAAAATAGAACCGGTCCCCTACAGGATTTGTTAGAACAGAACGGTTACTACTGGTGGGAAGAGAAGGAATAACTTACTTTCTTTTTCAGGAGAAAAAGAAAGATAAGCAAAGAAAAAGCCATGACAATAAATACAGAGACACAAGAAGAACTGAATAATGAAGTTTACAAATTAGATAAAGATGCTGACTTAAGTAAAAAGAGCAAAGAAGCACTCTGGTATGATGATGCCATACTTCACTATCGTTATCATAAAGCAAAACAGGGATTGAAATATCAGGGCTGGAGTTTAGAAGATTTTGTCAATTTGCATGTACTAATCTTACAAGAACTTAAAAAACGTAAATTACCACATTTTGACCGCGATGATGAATTAGATATGGATACAAAACCTTTTTTGAAACAATATGCTCCTATTGAACCATCAGGTGAAAAACTTGGTGAACGAATTTATTTGAAAGATATATTACCATACTTTAAAACATTTTTAATCCGTAAACCGTATATCTGGCTTGTTGGCGGGCTGGTAGTGAATGGCAGTACAGAAGGTGATATTGACTTATTAGTTAATGATTCACCTGATATAAGGCCAGAATTTAAGCATATATTAGAATGGCGGATAATGAGAAGTTTCCCGAAAGAATACTGGTCAAGATTTCAATTCCATTATAATCAGTTCTGGGGACCATTTACAGATCATCTTCCTTTGTATAACTTAACTTTTGAACGTTGTCCTGATACAGAAATTATTCGTATGTCTGCTGATAGTCAAAAAGAAGATATAGAACAATTTATTCTGAAAGATTTTACAAAAGAAGAACTATTGGAACTTATTTACTGGACAGAAAATAAACTTAAGAGTTTAGAAGAGAAAAAATAAATGAATATAAAAGATATACTCATTAATTTCAAGAAAAGATTACTTGAACAACTTGGTGAGCTCTTATTTTTCAAACAAGAAGTGCGAACAACTAATCCAGAGATACAGCGTCAAGCAAAGGCATCATTAAAGGAAGATAAGATAAAACTATTCAGGTTTTTTATTCCATTAAAATCAGCATTTTCACCATTTATGGCTTACAGATTAGCTGAGAAATATAAGGTCAGCGATGTAATTGCACACCTTAAAGAAATTGCTGAAAGAAGAAAATTAGGTACTGAGATACCTGCTGTTATCCTGCAGAAAAAATACGATGGTATTCGTGGGCAGATACACAAATCTAAAGATAGAGTTTTGATTCTAACTGATGATGGCACCAATGTAACTGCCCGGCTACCGAATGTAGTTAAAGAAGTTTTAGATATTGAACATCCTGAAGAATTTATACTTGATTGTGAAATAGAACTCTGGGAGAATGATAAACATCTGCCACGAGAAAAAATTGCCGGATATTTACACAGTAAAGATAAGCCGGATGATTCAGAAATCGTGGTAAATGTGTTTGATATCCTCTACTGTTATGATAAAGAAATACAGCATAAAGAACTCAATCTAAATAAAGGTGATTTACATAATGAAGCACAGCAAATTCGGTTAAAATACCTCAATTTAATTCAATTTGGACAATCAGTAATAGATGAGCCGGATACAAAAATAAAACTCAATTTAGCACCTGCGGATTATGTTGATAACATAAAGGACTTAGAAGCATCATTACAGAAATTTGCTAACTCTGCATATTCAGAAGGTTCAATGATTAAACTGGCTGATTCAATCTATCCTTTGAACGGTGTAACAACAGAAGTGGTAAAGTACAAAAAATATGTAGATGCACATGTAAAAATTTGGCGTGTGAATAAAACCAAAGTTCCAACTGTATTCAATTATGATTTTGCTGTGGGATTCAGGAAAGAAGATTTAGTTGACCCTAAGACAATAGTAAAAATTGGTGATAAAGAATACTCTAAAGCAGGCAGATCATATAACACTGATGTTAAATGTGAAATCGGTGATGTAATTACTATTCGGTTTCATACCATTAACTTGTATCGCAATTTAGAGACAGGTAAAATTCGTATACATCTTTATGAACCACGATTTCACGAATTAAGAACATTTCAACAAGAACCAGATATGATTTCGCAGATAATTGAAGTAGGGAGGGAAGCAGGTTTACTTGAAGAAAAGACAGAAACCAAAGACCTTGCTTTAGCGCCTGAAATAATTACTGATGGAGAACCAGATGGTGATATTCTCAAGATAAATTATTTAGGTAACAAACGCAGGTTTGCCAAGCTAATTGTTTCCAAGTTTCCTAAAAATGCAAAGAAAGTGTTTGACCCTGCCTGTGGTTGTTCAGCAGTACTCATGGAAGCAGCAAAACAAGGATATGAAGTCTGGGGTAATGATATTTCTATTTATCCTTACTGGTTCTCTAAAGGAATCTTTGAAGGAGCAAAACTCAATGAGGAAGATGCAGAAAAAATACTTTCTTATAAAAAACACGATGGCTGGCTGACTACAGAATGGCAAGGACAGTATCCTGAAGTTAAAGATTTCAGAAGGATTTTGGACGGTCTTGTATTGCAGTCAAAAGAATTTCAGGGAGCAAAATTATGGTCAGTAAGAGCAGTCTTATGCAGGTTTTTAGGAGCATTGTTTGGTGATGTCCCTTCCTGGTTGTGTGTTGAATATGCTCGTGGTAGAACTCCAAACCTGAAAGTAACCTTAAACAATTCTATTAAAGAGATAAACAGTTACATAGAACAGATTGGTGGTAAAGGAAAAATAACCAGTGAAGATGCACTTAAAATGAGAATGCCTGATACAGATATTATATATTTTGACCCACCTTATTTCCCTAAAGGTCGTGGTCCGATAAAATATTTCGCCTGGTATAAAGTAATCAATTCTTTATTACTTCAGAAAGAATGGAAACCTGATGCAGAAGAGTTGTCACCTGAGAACTTGAAAATCTTATTAGAAAAACTGTGTAAACATTCAAAATATTTATTCCTATCAACAGAAAGGAATTCTCGTATACCATGGCTAAGTGAATTAAAAAGACATAAAAATAAAGTTACTGTCCGAAGGTTATCTTACGAACAGCAATCAAATGTAACAGGTAGAAGTACTCACCAAAGACAGAACCTTATTTCAGGTAAAAGTGCCATTTTGATTAAACAACAAGATCCATATTTACGTTATCCACCAGAAGATGAAACTTATAGATATGTTGTACAAGAACACTGGCGTGGATCCTCTATGCACAACGACTTCAGGTATGAGATTATCAAAAATGAGTTACTATTAGGTTGGACAATAGATTCTTTAATCAAAGGAACAATAAAAGAGCCTATAACAACTTTATCACAAGCAAAGGAACTTAAATTTGATGATTACTCTAAAATAAACTGGGATACAGGTGAATTTAAGAAACGCAAAAAGAAAGGTGCAGAAAAATTAGTTGATGTTGAACTTGCTTGTCAAAGGAAAAGTCCGGAACCCTTCGCTTGGTTAGAAGTAGAAGGAGTAGCTCCAACAGGAAGTGTTGGTGCAACCAAAAAATTTCCAGGCGTGTTTCGTATTGTAGATAAAGGCACAATTGAAGTAGGTGCATTGAAACCCTGGTTAGCAGAATATTTCCCTAAGTCATCTCGCAACCAAGGTGGATTTAGATACCGTATTTTTTTCAGACAGCTACGCACATCTGCAATTACCGGAAAAGAAAAATTTATTAAATCAATAGAATCACAAAAAATTTATGACGCAATAAAACAAGCTTTCACCAGCGTTGATTTAAATCCTGAAGATAAAGATTGGGATTTAAGAATTATGGAGACCATCAAGCAAGAGATTAAACCTTTACCTGTAAGTGAAACAGAATTTCGTGAAGAAGCAGCGTGGTTTTTAATAAAACCTATTGACCAGACACCATATGTCCTATCAGATAGGGCAGTAGAAGAGTTATGGGTTTCACCACAAGGAATTTCTGCATTGCCTAAAAGTATTCGTGAAGAGATACCAAAAGAATACAGATACTGGTTATTAGAAGATGAAAAGAACCGTCGTGCAATAAGAGATAAATTGGTTTCTGCAATAAAGACAGGAGAATTGAAAATAGATTTTGGAAAACTTACAAAAACATTACAGGATGCAAGATTTGTATTGCAATACCATTATTTTACTAAACGGGGACAAAAACCTGTCCGTGCAGGTGCAACTTATAGTCATTATGACCTGAGAATAGATACAGATAAACCATACTTGATGCACTGGGTAATGGATCACAATATAATTGATGCAAACCAAACTGTTGGTTATTACAAAGAAGACAAGGATAAAAAAGTTCTTGAAGTTGGTGGCACGGAAGATAAACCTGAATATTTCCCACCGGGTAGTTTACTTAATCCAACAAAAGATACAGCAAGTTTTGTAGTCAAATTGGATGAGGGTAAGTGTATAGTTCTGATTGACCGCTATGATTTAAAGAAGGTTCAATTCAAAGGTAAAAAACTACGCGGGTTATGGTTACTTGAAAAAAAGAATGATAACTGGCTCATTGAACGAACTCAGGCAGCACCTGAAATAAAAGGGAAAGGTTACTTCGTCAGTGCTATACAGAAGGAGGCAGGAACAGAATTATGGACATCAAAGGAATCAATTTCCAGTACAATTTTGACATAACAAAAACATATGAGGAAGAAGGTAATTGGATAGTAGAAGGACTCTGTGCAACGAGTGATTTAGATTTGCAGGGAGATATTATTACCCAGAGAGCATTAGAACTATCCGCAAAAGACCTTGAAGAATATTCTACTGTATTACATAACCACAATGAAGATGAAGCAATAGGTAAGGTTATTCGTTCGGAATCCGTAGAAGATGGTTTATGGTTAAAAGTATTTATTTCAAAAACAGTACCTGACATCTGGCAGAAAATCAAAGAAGGAGTACTGAATAAATTCAGTATCCGAGGTAAAGTATTAGAGGCTAAAAAAACATGGATAGAGAAACTACAAAAATTTGTCAAATTTATCCTGCGGATGAAATTAGTAGAAGCGTCCATAGTAGCAGTACCAGCAAATGCTAAAGCCAGGACGTTGAGATGGTACATCGAGAAAGCACTCGATGAGTTTGAAAAAAACGGAGGTGAATTAGAAACCATGAATGAAAAAGAATTGGAAGAGTTAGCAAATAAGAATCAAACTGATCAAGTAGATTCACCCAGCCCCTATATACAGGAGCTGGGTTCACAAGAAGAAAAACAGGATGGGAATGTTCCTGAAGATGAAGAAGAGCTTATAGAAGCAGTTGATGAGCCGGATCTGGAAAATACCGATGAAACAAAAGTTGAATCCACTAAGGTAGATAAACAGGAAAATAAAAAGTCATCTGCCGAGTCAGAAGAAATAAAAGGATTCCCTGCACCAGAAAAATTATGGCAGGAATGGTCAGAGTATTGTAAAGGCAAATCTGCCTCAGGCACAACAGCTAATGAACTGGTTTGGGATGTATGGGTAGAGTTCTGTAAATATAAAGGATATCCATATCCTTACCCGTATCCGTATGCAAGACCATTTGTTCCTCAAGCACGACTCAGGGAATTAATATCGCTTTTGGATGAGTGGATAGAAGATGAAGAAGACCCGGATACTAAAACAATGTTAGAGGAAATCAGATCTATCTTGAGAAACCTCACAGGTGAAAGATACCCCTATCCGTATCCCTACCCGTATCCTAAACCGTCTAACAGAACGACAAAATCAGAAAACCTATCTGAAGAGAAAATAGAAAAAATAGGTAGAAAAATTTCTGCCAAACGGTTAGCTGAACTGAAAAAATTAGCAGAGACACTTCAGAGCTTAATTGCTGAATTAACAGGTGAAACGAAGACAAACCAAGCTGAAAAACAGGAAGTAATAAAGAAAGATGAGCTCAAATCAGAGACCAAAGATGAACCCAAAGAAGATTCAAGTAAAGTCAGTAAAGATATAGAAGAAAAGTTTGTGAATACTTTTGAGAATCTGACCAAGAACCTGCTTAAACGAATTGAGAATTTAGAAAATGTAGCAGGTAAAAGTCAGGTAATCAAAGGTCAGGAAGATGAAGAAGGTGAGGCGGAAAAAGGTTCAGTCTGGAAAGGTGTTATCCGTCCACTTTATGAGAAGTAGAAAAAAACACAATACAGGAGGTGTTAAAACAAATGAGTAGAAACGATGAATTAATAAGGAAAACAGTTGAATCGTCTGATTTCCTGAATGGTGGGTTATTAAACCCGGAACAGCAAACTGAGTTTATTAAACTTGTCCGACAGTATTCTAAAATGATTCCATTAGTAAGACAGGAGCATTTAACTGTACCTAAAAAGGATATTGATAAACTGCATATTGGTGAACCGGTTACTCGTAAAGCAGAAGAGAATGTTGCCACAGGACCAACAGGTAAACCTGTTTTTAACCAGATAAAGATAGAGACTGAAAAGGTAAAATCCGAATGGCACATAACAACAGAAGCACTGGATGAAAATATTGCCAGAGAAAAATTAGAACAACAGGTTATGGAAGCAATGATGCAGCAGATTTCTACTGACTTAGAGAATTTGGCTATAAATGGTAATGTGAACTTAACCGATGACGGGACACCTATAAGTGCATTACTTCGTGCAAATGATGGCTGGGACAAATTAACTGATGATGCCCATATTGTTGATGTTGAAGGGAACTATATTTCAAAACGAGTCTTTGCTGCGATGCTGCGCCAGATGCCAAACCAGTATCGTAACGACCCCACTCTGAAATGGTTTCTATCTAAAGGTGTGCATGTAGACTGGATGGATTTGAATGCTGACAGAGCATCAGCAACAGGTGATGAATCGCTTGCCGGTAAAGCACCTGCTCCTTTCGGTATTCCAATAGTTGAGGTGCCTTTGATTCCAGATGATAAAGATCTTAAAGTTGGTACCGCTACCCGTGCATATCACTTAGGTAAAAGAACAGGTCCGTTCCAGATTCGTAAAGGTGTGAATGATATCCTCAACATTGAAGTGGATAATACCGGTCCAGTGAGAGTTGAACTTCCACAGGGTACTTTTGAAGCATTCCAGATTGCCGGGCTTATAAATGGTAGTGACGCTAAACTAACCGGTGTAGCAAGTGACGACGGTGAAGGTAAAGTATTCTTACAGAGTCCAACCACCGGTGCAACTTCAGAGATTGATATTAAAGATGGCACAGTAAATACTACTCTGGGATTCACTGTAGGAGTATATGTTGGTGGTGCAGAAGGTGGAGCAAATACAGTTAAAGAAGGTTCTTTTATCTGGTTATCTAATCCAAAGAATTTTGTCTGGGCAATATACAGAGGTACAAGGGTATATTCCAAATTTGTCCAGGAAAATGACCGTATAGAGACAGTTGTTTATAAC
This genomic stretch from Elusimicrobiota bacterium harbors:
- a CDS encoding HK97 family phage prohead protease encodes the protein MDIKGINFQYNFDITKTYEEEGNWIVEGLCATSDLDLQGDIITQRALELSAKDLEEYSTVLHNHNEDEAIGKVIRSESVEDGLWLKVFISKTVPDIWQKIKEGVLNKFSIRGKVLEAKKTWIEKLQKFVKFILRMKLVEASIVAVPANAKARTLRWYIEKALDEFEKNGGELETMNEKELEELANKNQTDQVDSPSPYIQELGSQEEKQDGNVPEDEEELIEAVDEPDLENTDETKVESTKVDKQENKKSSAESEEIKGFPAPEKLWQEWSEYCKGKSASGTTANELVWDVWVEFCKYKGYPYPYPYPYARPFVPQARLRELISLLDEWIEDEEDPDTKTMLEEIRSILRNLTGERYPYPYPYPYPKPSNRTTKSENLSEEKIEKIGRKISAKRLAELKKLAETLQSLIAELTGETKTNQAEKQEVIKKDELKSETKDEPKEDSSKVSKDIEEKFVNTFENLTKNLLKRIENLENVAGKSQVIKGQEDEEGEAEKGSVWKGVIRPLYEK
- a CDS encoding phage portal protein, coding for MDDTEFVEETNESELEDIQLVKVYTFGTEPEPKTKQLKDEFAGLIEQGDAIAPPIDLKTWALQLERNTRLNRAITTIARNTVGLGWDIVQKEELTKPESNASAEEKRIYEELKTNADEEEKRIEKLFERPNPRMPFTKVMFLVKVDEEATGNGYLEVSRNNAGIIDGLFHAPSHTIRVRKNGGFVQIRNGLTRYFKEFGDRRVIDNRTGEEFKPKSPDDLLPQEHRANELIHFMIYSPRSSHYGVPRHTATACAIAGNRLAAERNVVFFENDAVGRMAIIVSNGKLSKDSIETIKQFIEMKGKGVKNAHRVMLLQAEPKKPGITRPEDQVKIELKPLTVGVTEDASFLKYRQANDEEIRESFGLDTSFFSSGGTNRAAGIVGRQITIEQEFEPDIREKEYIINHTILADFGAKYVKFQFKRPKATDSLGDARIFAQLSRTGGITPNDTRRLLRTLGFDGFLPFKETWGSKPIQFSLQEMAQIEYGNEGEDEESIDGEEAITGLVTLNQLLKSAIEKYRDKSAHKKISCNEKNNLEVKIKNNNL
- a CDS encoding DNA adenine methylase, translating into MNIKDILINFKKRLLEQLGELLFFKQEVRTTNPEIQRQAKASLKEDKIKLFRFFIPLKSAFSPFMAYRLAEKYKVSDVIAHLKEIAERRKLGTEIPAVILQKKYDGIRGQIHKSKDRVLILTDDGTNVTARLPNVVKEVLDIEHPEEFILDCEIELWENDKHLPREKIAGYLHSKDKPDDSEIVVNVFDILYCYDKEIQHKELNLNKGDLHNEAQQIRLKYLNLIQFGQSVIDEPDTKIKLNLAPADYVDNIKDLEASLQKFANSAYSEGSMIKLADSIYPLNGVTTEVVKYKKYVDAHVKIWRVNKTKVPTVFNYDFAVGFRKEDLVDPKTIVKIGDKEYSKAGRSYNTDVKCEIGDVITIRFHTINLYRNLETGKIRIHLYEPRFHELRTFQQEPDMISQIIEVGREAGLLEEKTETKDLALAPEIITDGEPDGDILKINYLGNKRRFAKLIVSKFPKNAKKVFDPACGCSAVLMEAAKQGYEVWGNDISIYPYWFSKGIFEGAKLNEEDAEKILSYKKHDGWLTTEWQGQYPEVKDFRRILDGLVLQSKEFQGAKLWSVRAVLCRFLGALFGDVPSWLCVEYARGRTPNLKVTLNNSIKEINSYIEQIGGKGKITSEDALKMRMPDTDIIYFDPPYFPKGRGPIKYFAWYKVINSLLLQKEWKPDAEELSPENLKILLEKLCKHSKYLFLSTERNSRIPWLSELKRHKNKVTVRRLSYEQQSNVTGRSTHQRQNLISGKSAILIKQQDPYLRYPPEDETYRYVVQEHWRGSSMHNDFRYEIIKNELLLGWTIDSLIKGTIKEPITTLSQAKELKFDDYSKINWDTGEFKKRKKKGAEKLVDVELACQRKSPEPFAWLEVEGVAPTGSVGATKKFPGVFRIVDKGTIEVGALKPWLAEYFPKSSRNQGGFRYRIFFRQLRTSAITGKEKFIKSIESQKIYDAIKQAFTSVDLNPEDKDWDLRIMETIKQEIKPLPVSETEFREEAAWFLIKPIDQTPYVLSDRAVEELWVSPQGISALPKSIREEIPKEYRYWLLEDEKNRRAIRDKLVSAIKTGELKIDFGKLTKTLQDARFVLQYHYFTKRGQKPVRAGATYSHYDLRIDTDKPYLMHWVMDHNIIDANQTVGYYKEDKDKKVLEVGGTEDKPEYFPPGSLLNPTKDTASFVVKLDEGKCIVLIDRYDLKKVQFKGKKLRGLWLLEKKNDNWLIERTQAAPEIKGKGYFVSAIQKEAGTELWTSKESISSTILT
- a CDS encoding phage major capsid protein, which translates into the protein MSRNDELIRKTVESSDFLNGGLLNPEQQTEFIKLVRQYSKMIPLVRQEHLTVPKKDIDKLHIGEPVTRKAEENVATGPTGKPVFNQIKIETEKVKSEWHITTEALDENIAREKLEQQVMEAMMQQISTDLENLAINGNVNLTDDGTPISALLRANDGWDKLTDDAHIVDVEGNYISKRVFAAMLRQMPNQYRNDPTLKWFLSKGVHVDWMDLNADRASATGDESLAGKAPAPFGIPIVEVPLIPDDKDLKVGTATRAYHLGKRTGPFQIRKGVNDILNIEVDNTGPVRVELPQGTFEAFQIAGLINGSDAKLTGVASDDGEGKVFLQSPTTGATSEIDIKDGTVNTTLGFTVGVYVGGAEGGANTVKEGSFIWLSNPKNFVWAIYRGTRVYSKFVQENDRIETVVYNRVDGQIENKNALVKAVNIRVRTF
- a CDS encoding Rho termination factor N-terminal domain-containing protein; the encoded protein is MNTLCLTESQAEIMAQLSRRTLSYFYPEGTIYKSEDDPEPYETDMFSIVRSVFRQMLKETIPEGDVVNRLIESGFTVSEGKLNFKPDALETFHKELDHKLGEEVVDRIAEDTHKIINNIYVTSKEVAAKKIKAEVSIKGADKATIDILSDANNFFIRNTYNAHLVDAVNEKAIEVINRGLGAEELGLVLKDELSELIGTKSDFYFRVLANDVINRARTFAQVIQYREVGITTYEWVTMADERVCPICAYMDGRIFRIETAGEIVQEIIDFGIPENAGQVEEFKQIKPWLGFDPQRALAGNSAIFLQQGDRRTFLPNSNFRFDSAGIAFPLANPKSREDNTRLEDLHTILPPLHGMCRCTTVVSEESIREYLGEQELVNFETSPYEPISREKLIDRSNLELRELAKERGIKYFRVMNKQELITVLSNPSKAIEIGKIARQRWQKQGPQVPPRTDIKKLADELKEKPVSELMRIAQEKGIKNFRVMRKEELISVLSDPSKYDQIQETVKQRIREARGQPGAKPGTTKADELGLEDVAERKKNAIDTILTNAETKIDFISNEEFRKKLKPWLKDFELDVLEKAVEKNLKISLYRDDHSVPWRGTADNFSGIYWNEKHQLGLVYRTGGYRRMTFDHEMGHFIDHEHPASWDIKRKYILDEFKREQKIANELVPKEDQWLPWEAKWKLIKRADDIVSEYGMRNEGEFFAESVMIYMYKSPFNKLQRVAPDIYKAFKDKIFRREFKT